One Triticum dicoccoides isolate Atlit2015 ecotype Zavitan chromosome 3B, WEW_v2.0, whole genome shotgun sequence genomic window, AGTGCTTATCGACTTTATATACAACCTGCTCAATGTGAAGGTGAAGTTCTTGAAGAGACATTTCTTATCAAATCGATCTTATGGTCTCTTTGAACCATGCGTTCATGATACATACAAAACACATATGAGTTTCTTATTTAAAGAAAAAACGAATGAATTTCATGTTTCAGATAATTAAACACCAAACTGCATACACCATCCACGCAAAGTATCTCTGCATATATTAATCATGTTGGGAAAGATCGTGCTCCTCTGCATCCCTGCCTGTCCATGGTGAGGTCCGCCCTTCTACCATCCTCAGCGTGGCGGTAACACTCCCTCCACCAAATAAATGCTTGTGAGATAACTTTTACTAACAATTATATGTTCCGATAACGTATACTCAACCACTACACTGTTGCTACGTAAAAAGTGCAAGGTGAATTTCGACTCCTGCCATTTTTATAAGGTAGGTGCGTGTGATATATTCCTTCTATTGTAATGCATGGACATATTTGCTAGTCTTATTTAATTATAGAATATAGCGAGTAAACGTATATGTCGAGCACGATTAATGTTGTTCCGTGTTGCAATGTGCGGACATTTAGCTCGTCTTACATGATGGCGGTTTGATGCGCTTGTGGCAGTCCACGGTCAGATCAGGCAAAACGGGGTGGTGTCCTTGAAGTGGCCGGGCGGTGGCAAGCGAAGCAGGTCGTACCATAACCGGCAGGGCCCTCCTCCGAGCTAGGAGGAGGAAGGGCCCCAGAGACCGAACTCACATCGTATGGTCCGTGCTTCCTCGATGGACCAGATGGACGGCGGTGGCGCCGGCAGGCGGGTGAAGGTGGTGGGGAAGGTAGAGAGGCTCGACGGGCAGTCGCTGACCTACTCCGAGTTCGTCGACCGCTTCATGAAGCCGAACCTCCCCGTCGTCCTCACGGGCCTCACCTCCTCCTGGCCATCCTGCGAGGACTGGACGTTTGCCGGCCCCGACGACCGCCGCCGCCCCAACCTCCCCTTTTTAGCGCAAAACTTCTCCTCTCCTCGCGTTCAGGCACCCACCAGCTGACCTTCCCCTCCTGTGCGAGTCCTCGTTTCACTAGCCAGatgaatcattttagatttatcatCGTTGTTGATTTCGCAGGTTGCCGACTGTTCCGCCAGGGAGTACACGGACCACAAGCGCCTAGAGATGTCCATGCAGGAAATCGTGGACCATTGGGTTAGGAATTCGAATACTGTTTCAAGCAGCGGTCATTGTGAAGCTTCCTCGCTTTACCTGAAGGATTGGCATTTTGTTAAAGTATGTCCTGATTCCAGAGTATACTCTGCTCTCTACGCTTATTTGCTATTGAATTTATGGTACCCTCGTTAATGACTGATACCTATAAAGTCAGTAACGCTAAGTTATTATATGAATTTCTTCACTTCTTGTTCAAACATCTTATGATAATAGTGTATTGTTGCTATGACTATCCAAAATCAATAACATCAAAGCCATGGTGGGATTGATGCTGCAATAGCTGTGCAAAAATATTAGCGGTGTGACAAACTAGAATTTGTGTTGCTATTTGTTTGAGTTGCCAGTGATTAGCAGTCATCTCCAGCATAACTCATTAACACTTGTTCGGATTTAAAATCGCCATTTTGCTGCCACATTTTATGTGCTGAACTGCAACACTGTTTTCAATACCAATTGTCTACTGATTTGGTAGTTGTTTAGATTAGATTGCATTATTGCAATGCCTTTTTTTGGGTGGTATGTGCATATGTCTGCTCATAAGATTGAGATCCAGCTCTCTGCTATCTCAAACATTTGAATTCATCCTACCCTTTTCTTTCTTGAAGCTGACATTTCATCTTCTGCTCTATGTGGTTATATTGCATCTTGTCTTGATCTTCCAGGAGTACCCTGATTATGTCGCATACACCACACCACCGTTCTTCGTCGATGATTGGCTCAACATGTATCTTGACAGTCATCCCATGCATAGAGATTCTGACATTGCCAACCACAAAAATGAAGTAAACTGTGCTGACTATCGATTTGTTTACATTGGAGCAAAAGGTAACTTCTATTTTTTTAAATCCTGTTCTATTCCGTGCTTTACGAAATTGGGATTCTGTGCTTCTGTAAGCTATCCTATGTTACAGGTGAATGTATCATCACTCATAATTATAACTGTGATTTGATGTTTAGGAACTTGGACCCCTCTTCATGCTGATGTTTTTAGGTCATACAGCTGGTCAGCAAATGTGTGTGGGAGAAAACTATGGCTCTTTCTGGCACCATCGCAGAGTCATCTTATATTTGATAGGTAATTTTAACCTGGGCACTCCTTATGCATTATATTCTATGGGGCTAATCCGACATGGAATTAGCATCAGACATGAACAGAACACATAACCTCCATGAGATTTCGAGCTGCCAATAAGAGGAAAACTGATTCACTGCATACTCCTGGACCCTGTTCCTCATTAGCTGATTTACTCGGAAGTTAGAAATACTAGTGACTCCAATTTTTTTTCTGTGTTCTGTGATGCTACATAGTGCAAAGATGGCAACCCACTCTTTACTTGGTTGAGTTGTCTCTGATCAGCAATATTATGAATTACGAATTTGTTGGCCCTCTATACAAAGGTAATGGtgtattatatgcttgtttgtttttcATGCAACTTATGCCTACTCTTATGGTTTATCATATATTTGTTTTTCGCCAAAAGAAACTTAAATTAAAACAAGGGTAATTTATTTTGCAAATAACATGGGTTTGTTTAGACCTTGTACATTCAATTAATAGTCACAACTTCCGGTCGGAGTTTAACAGCCTCAGCTGGGTCTCCAGATGGATGTTAAGTTCTAAAGCGTATGACCTTATTTCTGTTTCAAGGATTTCATGGCATCTGTTGTCTAACTTGTTTTAAGAATGAATTGATTTTGGGTATTTGTGTTGGCGTAATTTTTCAGTACAGTtcttggtaattgatttctgtatgcCAATTGAGGTTACCTTGGCATTTGATGACATTTTGTCAACTCTGGGCTGTGAGGCTGTCTATTTGTTCTAGTCGTAATACTTTGCATTGTTACTCAATCAGTAATTTGTAGGAACCTACGATCATCGGTTTATGACATAAATGAAGATGTTTCTGAAAAGCAGTTTCCTGAATTCAATAAGGTACCCCCCTCCGACCCCCTGTGCGTCTTGGTAGTAACCACGGCGTGTACTCATGTTATTAAGCTTCTTTTGTAGGCTGAATGGATAGAGTGTATTCAAGAGCAGAATGAAATAATTTTTGTGCCCAGTGGGTGGTATCACCAAGTCTATAATCTGGTAAATGTTTCCATCTTCACCGAGTGTTTATGCATTTGTTATTTAATATGTAAGGTTCAGTGTTACTAACTTGCTAACTTGCTATGTTATACAAGTTGATATATATCCTTATTGGATTACTTCTGTATGGCAAATGAGAACAACCTTAAGAATATGAGTGCGAGAAGTAGAAATCCTGATAATTGGATCAGATCGGGTTGCTAAGATTTGGACACTAAAAGCAGTTGACACATCCTTGGGTTATTGGGTAGTTATGCTTAATTCTACATTTACTCTCACACCTTTCAGTCATCCAGTGTAAGCAATCTGTCTTGGTATTATGGTATATATCATCACATTTGTCCGAGAATAGTGGATTGCCCCCGCGTCGTCTCCTGGCGACACGGAAGGCCATCCATCGCGTTGCCAcagccgtcctcccgcgcccctcCTGTCTTGCCGCCGCTTGAGGCCCTGCCGGTGAAGCCAGGCCGGTCTGaggacggtggtggcggggcgttCTCCTGGCTCGCCTACTTTCTCCGGGCATGGGGCCTGTAGGGCCATGGCGGCTGGGTTCCTTGGCTGGATTCTATGGGAGACTGTGGAGCTGGTGCAAGGCGTGCTTCGGCGGGCGGCTGGCATGGGTCGGCGGCGGTGGGGCGGCCTTAATTCATGGTGGGATGGCCGGTGGTTGGCGTGCACGAGGCAGCGACTGATCTGAAGCGGCAATGTTCTCGGGCGACGCAGCGCGAGGCAACATGATCAGGGAGCAATTTTGTCTGACATCCTCCGCCGAGATCTGATGCTCCCGAGACTGCTGGCCCAAAGGCGGCTAGGCTGCGGCGATGGAGGTCCGTGGTGTCGATCTTGCGGCTAGCAGCAGCTGCGCTTCGCGTGGGCAATGTTGTTCTGCCATTCGTGCTCCGGCTTCGACCACATCGGCCTCTGGACCGACGGGCCTGGGTAGGGCTCTCTCCGGTGAGGTGGTAGTTAGCGATGATGTCTTCCGCTGTTAGAGTTGGTCCTTGGTGACTACTATGACCTGCGGCGGCGGACTCGTTGCGGATTGTGATGCCCATCGAAAGGTATTCATCTCATCTCTCCAAACCCGGTGGCTGACCTCAGTAAGGAGATGCAAACTATAGATGACGACTTGGCGCAGAGGGATGGTTGTGCGGCAGCGGCGCAGCCGCTGGAACCGcggaaaagtggtggcgacaacacataAGTGACGTCAATGGAGGTGCTACGCAAGCACCCGGTATCGAGTTCCGGGGCGAACGCCTAGGTCTCCGTGATGGATATACCTGGCAATGACGATGTTTtatgtcgttaccttgttgaaggcattgctcggataagCTTGGATtggttcttcagggtgaaaacctagatctgACCTTTGGTGGTTGGATCTGGTGACGACGGCGCTTCAGCGTCGCTCCCTTGAAGGCGTTACTGTTGAAGAATCTCGTCGTCcatgtggtgtcatgagatggttggtgcggatatggcAATTTCTGTAGTTTGCCGATCGCGGATCGGATTGCTTTAGGTTTTCTTTTTTCCTCgccatgcatagctttcgtcttatatgactttgctatttatcGGGGTGTTTTTTTTATGTGCGTGCGTTCGTGTTGGCTATGAGCATCCtacctatgcagaggccgggtgtgtgctcaATATGTTCTGTGTCCTTTTGATGCTCCATTTTGAGCAAATAAAATTGACCCTTTATTGAAAAAAAATATCATCACATTTTGATCCACTTGGGAATTTTCGATTCTGCTACTTTAGACGTGGTTTCTACCAGATACGCCCTGCATAGCTGGAACGAGGGCAAGGTCAGGAGGAGGGCAAGGTCGAGCCCGAAGACCATAAGTCGGCCGGGACGAGGAAGACGGTGCACCAGAAGTAGATGGCACGTTAGTAGATTCATCCATATCACATCGATGACGGGTATAATGAAAAGGAAAAGTGGGATGAGAAGGAACCACTGGAGGTGATGGAGATGGAGAAGACATCGGTGATGAAGGTGGAGTGTCATGCAATAAGGAAGGAGAAGAAACGATGGGAGAAGATGGTGTCGGATCTGCAATAGTGGGACGAGAAGGAGGAGTAGGAATATGAGGCACAGAGGGAGGTGTATCAGGAAACGTGAGAAAAGAGATATCCTCTACTAAAAAGGTCGAAGAGGATGGTCGTGGGTAGAATGGACGAGACTCATCAAGGGTCACATCCCTAGAAATACGCATCCGTCGATCGACAGGATCCCAACACCGATAACCCTCCCTTATGTTCATCACTGTAGCCCAGAAAAACACACTCGACAGACTGTGCGCTTAGTTTGGTGCGTTCTCGGGGGGCAAGGAGAACATAACAAACACAACCAAACATCCGAAGAGCAGAATAATCAGGAGAATGATCAGAAAGACGCTCTAGAGGAATACCTCCCTGTAGAGTAGATGAGGGTTGAATGTTTATGAGATATGTGGCAGTGGAGACAGCCTCAACCCAGAAATGAGGCGGAAGAGAGGCGGCAATCATCATTGCACGAGCtgtctcaagaaggtgacgatgcttgcgctcaACCACGCCATTCTGAGCGTGAGCACCGGGACAAGAGAACTGAGTAAGAGTACCCTGCTCAGCAAGAAAACCACGTAACAGTTTGGAGATATACTCGCCAGCAGAATTAGCACGAAACATGCGAATAGGTGTAGAGAACTGTGTGGACCATGGCGGCAAAACGCTTATAAATAgagagaacctcgctacgagaAGACATGAAGTaaagccaagtgtagcgagagaaatcatctataAAAATAATATAGTAGCGATGGCCCCCTTTGGAAGAGAAGGGAGCCggaccccacacatctgaatgTACTAAATCAAAAGGGCGCTGAGACACTGACTCgctagtaggataaggtaactgaaCTTGTTTCCCAAGCCTACAACCCTAACACTATAAGGAGACATCTCCTGAGATAGGCCCTAGAAGACCACGATGAACTAAAGACGATAGTCGAGAACCACAAAggtgaccaagtcgatgatgccactgctggaaggagcTGGTAGCTGAAGCGACGAAGGCAGATGGATTGTCGAGTGTGGTGGTAGCGGAAGGAACATTAAGCCAGTCCAACTCCCAAAGCCCCTGAGAATCATGGCGGCGCGGGCCAGCCCCAACCAGAGCCTTCGTGTGGCGATCCTGGATAGTGCAAGAATCAACGTCAAGAATgacgcgacaaccagaatcagtaagctGGCCTGCAGAAAATAGGTTCATAGTAAGGCGAGGCACATGAGAAACATCTGGAACATAAAAGGAAGAAGTGGCAAGAGTGCCTCGACTCGCAACAGGAAGAGGACTACCATCAGCTGTAAGAACATTAATAGGAAAATCGAGAGATCTACAAGAGGACAAGATAGAAGAATCGGAGGACATATGAAATGAAgctccagaatccagaacccatgggaatgtacctgactgtgtagacaGTGGTCGCTCAGCACTAGAAGTACCAGAGCCTGCGGTACCCGTCGAAGAACCTGAAGCAGCAAGTAGACGCTTGAGCTTCACAATATCTTGCTCAGTCAAGGAGACAGTAGAGGGCGTCGAGGAAGAAGCACGAGTCCCAGAAGAAGAATTGCGCTCCCTATTACGCATATCACGCTTCTTCTTGAAGCAGTCAGACTCGGGTTGACCATCCCTGTTGCAGTAGTCACAATGAGTACGAGGACGAGAGCGGCCTTCACGAGAGTGGGCCTCACTACCCGGAGGAGTGGGCAGTAGCGGGGGAGCACTGGAGCGAGAAGACACTGGAGTAGCAGCTCGAGCAGTGAGCACAGAGGGAACCTGAAGCAAACCAACACCACTGATATGGCGCTGCTAGGAGGGTGCGAGAGGGCCGGCTGGGGGCCTTTCTGCCCACGGTCGGGCAAGAgggagggatttccttcttaattcttgcttgattagattgatacatctcctctctttatataaagaggtttacttgacttccaagcaaggcttacttgacccctaagcaagcaatccttatctctaattaaccctaagactaacggacccattaggcccattacgtactctaacaaccACGGAGGTGAGGCTTCTCAGCACGAAGCTCAGAAAGCACCTCAGAAataggaacacgaccacgagcaaacaactgagcacgTCGAGGCTCAAACTCCCCACGGAGCCGTGAGAAGAACTCATAGACGCGCTGAAACTCCAAGTCTGACCTCATAGTCTGGCAACATGGGCAAGTGCCACAAACAATAGTGCGAAGGGAGTCAAGCTGGCGCCAGATAGCAGAACTCTGAGTGTAGAACTCATCAATAGTGGAGTctccctgctgaagagcatgctcctgacggaccacagacaagtagagagcatcaccagagggctgatagcgctgacgaAGATGAGTCCACATCTCAAAGACAGTACCAAGGCCTATAAACTCAGAAGCAAACTGAGGCAAAACACTGAAGTGAGAACAGTCGCAGCATGAGCATCATCATCACACCATTGAGTGTAAGCAGCCAGATCGTCACAGAAAGAGCATTTGAATAATCCAAGACCTCCTGGTCATAAGCGGCATTTGCATCATCATCAGCAACCCTGGCTGCAGCCCTATCAGCATCAGAAGCATCTGCGTCAAGGGCTGGTGGCGCCGGTGGTGGGGTAGGAGCCACAGGAGGCACTGGGCGCGGAGGACATGGGACCTCACTGGAAAGAACACCCCGGAGATGAATGTCACGCATGTGAATGCGCATAAAGGCAACAACTTCAGCATAGTTAGCCCCATCAAATATCACCGGGCAGCGCAGGATGGCAACATAGCCACATGATGCCAGAGACATGGTGCTCCTTTTCTGTCTTGAGA contains:
- the LOC119275977 gene encoding 2-oxoglutarate and iron-dependent oxygenase JMJD4-like translates to MVRASSMDQMDGGGAGRRVKVVGKVERLDGQSLTYSEFVDRFMKPNLPVVLTGLTSSWPSCEDWTFAGPDDRRRPNLPFLAQNFSSPRVQVADCSAREYTDHKRLEMSMQEIVDHWVRNSNTVSSSGHCEASSLYLKDWHFVKEYPDYVAYTTPPFFVDDWLNMYLDSHPMHRDSDIANHKNEVNCADYRFVYIGAKGTWTPLHADVFRSYSWSANVCGRKLWLFLAPSQSHLIFDRNLRSSVYDINEDVSEKQFPEFNKAEWIECIQEQNEIIFVPSGWYHQVYNLEDTISINHNWFNAYNLHWVWNLLHEDHKVAKEYIEDIRDICDNFEALCQRNLAANTGMNFYDFFIFITRFVLANVIELYHVQEPEDAKVNSPEATHHYVYNLMQIREVASKMISAEAFSIENLCVISEGNRSAMSDVTKILKDDGFRRLWMTLSEAYECIRRGQRILYKVRYLNQKGCLSVTCSKSDCNVVDRITYFMREIRGPEDLVRLIDTALPER